The genomic segment TATGCGGTTGATCACAAACCACCCGATTAGCTTGACCAACCTCCCTCGCCATATCCGGATGAACTTTACCTGATCCCTGCATTTACTGTTAGTACCAAATATGTTCCCACATCTCCATTTCCATCCCTACCAGACACCTATAGCAAAATGTGTGGACCAAGACGACTCCGCAGCAGCCCATGTATTAGTCAAATTGTTGTACAATCAGCCAAACAATGAAGTATGAAAAAAGACCTGACGCTGCCGAGTTGGTACAAGACGAGACCAAACACCAGACATCGCCGGACAGTCCCTCAAAATATGAATTATGGACTCCTTGCCCCCTTTACAGATAAGGAAAATATTCGTGTCTCCCAGATGCCGTCTATACCTCTCCTGATTGGTCATGATGGCTTGCTGGGACaccaaccaaataaaaatcCTCACTCGCTCTGGAACCATCACCCTCCATACCTTTGCGTAGAAATCTGTCATATTTGGCTGGGGTGCCCGAGTTGAGGTTAATAAGGCATAAGCAGACTTTACAGAGAATCTCCCATCAGCTGTACCACTCAAAGACAGCCGGTCTTTAGCTCCAGTAACATTATCAAGCACTATTGCAGACAGTTCCAAACGTGTATGGTTCTCGACATATGGTAGTATACGCTCCAATAACCAACCGGATTCATCACTCCATAAGTCTTTCACTTTAATCGTGTTCCATCTTTCTGGTAATGATGTAACCACACAATCCTTCAAAGGATGCTCTGATAACCATTTATCCTCCCAAAAACGGATGTCTCTACCATTTCGCAGCACCCATCGATACCCTTGGCAAACCACATCACGCAAACCAACCCGTAAACTTCGCAAAGTCGAAGAACCCGGTTTCTTAGCAAATATCCAACCAGTCTCTTGAATTCCTCCTACCTTGTATTTGCTTCTCAGAACACTGGCCCAGAGACTAACTTGATCCCCCAACAGATGCCATCCCAATTTTGCAAGAAGAGCTTTGTTCATATGTTGAGAAGCGCGTATCCCCAACCCTCCCTCACAGCGAGGCAAACAAACTCTATCCCATGCAACTAAGTGCTGCTTCCTCTTTTCTGGTGTACTACCCCACAAAAAGTTCTTCGACACCTTATCCAACCCATCCAGCACTGACTTAGGTAACAGAATCGTACTCATCGTATGAACTGGGATGGACGAGAGGACCGACTTAGTTAGAGTGAGTCTTCCCGCCATACTCAACAGTCTTCCCTTCCATCCTGCTAACCGTGATGTAACTTTTTGAAGGACCTCGCCAAAAGTATCTTTATTGATTCTCTTCTGTAAGACTGGCATACCCAAATACTTCCCTAGGTCCACAGTTGCTTTAATCCCGCTCTCATCACACATCTGTTTCCCCAGCTCCCTCGAAACATTATCAGAGAATAAGATCTTGGATTTCTCCAAGCTACCCTTCTGACCCGATGCAACACAAAACTTCTCCAAGACTCGTCGAATAACACGCACTTGCGATACCGAAGCCTCAGCAAATAGTATCAAATCATCCGCAAAACAAATGTGGGACAATTTCGGACTCCCTCGTGACAAAGCAATAGGTTTCCACTCCCCCAGTATGATTGACTTATCAATCATGTGACAAAGCCTCTCAAGGCACAACACAAAGAGGTAGGGGGACAGGGGATCCCCCTGTCGTAAACCTCGAGCTGGTGTGAAGGCTTCAGTCTTCTCACCATTCCAAAGAATCGTCATTGAAGGGTCCCGCACACACCTAAGCACCCATTGAACCCAACAATCCTCAAAACCAGCCGCTATCAAGGTATCCTCGAGGAAGTCCCACCTGATTTGATCATAGCTTTCTCCAACCCTTACGCCCTTTCTTCTTACGCATCGAGTGGACCGCTTCCTGAACCAAGACAATATTATCACTGCTTAACCTCCCCGGGATGAAGCTAGACTGAGCTGGACCAATAAGCTTCGAGATAACCCCCTTAAGTCGTATCACCATTGTCTTTGTAATAATCTTAAACAAGACATTACATAGACTAATGGGACGAAACTGATTAATTGTTTCCGGCTTAGACACTTTTGGTATCAACACTACCAAAGCATCGTTTATATGAGGTGGTAACTGACCTGAGCTAAAAAACTCCAAAGCAAACTTCACCACTGAGTCACCAACCTCTCCCCAACAACTTTGGAATAAAATGGGCTGATAGCCATCCGGACCTGGGGCTTTGTATCCTCCCATGGCTCTAGTCGCTGCTTCCACTTCAGACTCAGAGAAAGGTCTATTAAGACACTCCTTCTCCACTCTCGTCAAGCTCACAAAACCATCTCGTGGTAGACTAGCAACCACTGTAGGAACATCATTCATAGAGTACAACCGCTGAAAGTAACTCACCGCGATATCCTCCAGCTCTGAAGCACCCGTAACCCAgacattattctcatttttcaGCATCTCTATAcgatttctccttcttcttataACCGTAGCAGTATGAAAGTAGGTTGTATTACGATCTCCGTGTACAATCCATTTGTCTCGAGACTTCTGGAACCAAATCATCTCCTCCTGTTCAAGAACCTCTTCAAACTCTTTCAACATATCCTCTTCCTCACGTAACATCTCATCTGTCTACGTGACCTCCAACCTATCCTGGATCACCTTAATCTTATTTATTAACATATCCTTCCTCTTCtaaacatctccaaaaacatCACGATTCCACTTTTTAAGAGTAACCTGTAATGCAATCAAGGCCTCTGGTGTTTTTAGTTGAACATCCCATGATGCAACCAAAAGGTCTTTAAAGCTAGGATGCTTCAGCCACGCCGCTTCAAACCGAAAGGGTCGTCGACTAGCATCTCTCACCACATCAGGACATAGTTGTAGATATAGCGGAGCATGATCCAACGCTAGAAAGGGTAAGTGTGTCACACTAGCATCCTGCCACTTCAACCTAGAGTGAGCACAACACAATACTCTATCCAACCTCTTCGCAATAAAGTTATTCTCAGTTCTTCCTCTCCGCCAAGTAAACTTATTGCCTAGAAACCCCATGTCAATCAAAGATAACCTTTGGATCCAATCTCCAAACTCCAAGGAATCAGGAGATAATCTTCCATTCCCTCCTGACCTCTCATCAATGCGGACTATAGTGTTAAAGTCTCCACCAACCACTATAGGACCTTCTAAAGCTTCAATAACCTCTCGCAGCTTATCCCATAAACCTGATCTTCTGCTTACCGATGGTGCCGTGTAGACAACAACCAGGTTCAACAACTCATCTCCATTTTGTATTGTCGCCACTATATATTGTTCGGACGACTCAATAATCGTGACTTCACCATTATCAGACCGCCAAAGTAACCAAAGACCCCCACTCTGCCCAACAGCATCAACCCTAAACGAATTTTCAAATCCCAAACCACAACAAATTCGACTAGCATTCTCTCCTCCAGCATGCGTTTCAAATAAAGCAAGGATATCCATTTTGAATTTCTTCATTAGGTATCGGATTGCTCTCCTAAAAGCGGGTTTATTCGCCCCCCGACAGTTCCATAATAGACAATTCATTAGAATTTGCAGACAAACCTTCACAACTATCGGGGCAACGTATCATTGCTCCCGCCTCGAGCTTCATCACTCACCGGCCCTATCCGCCGCTCCGTAATCTCTCCAACCATTTCCTCCGCTTGATCGGGACGAGGGGGCACAGGAAGCATGTACTCACCACTTGAAACCTGCCCACTCATTTGGTTTCCGCTTACAACTTGTCCACTCAACGGATCTCCACTCTTACCGGAATACACTCCTCCCGATCGACCCAAACAGTCCGACTCCACTCGCAACCGTTTACCAGTCGAATACAGCAACTCCTCCCCTTTGGTTAGTCCGAAGACCAAACCTTTACTGGGCTTCTAGGCAaacatttgtttctgtttcagCCCATTATTTTTGGCTACTTGCTTCATAACAGGCTTTGAAGCCTGAGGCCCAAAATGCTTATTTCCTTTTCCCTTATTAGACGGTCCACCAGAACGCAGATCTTTTGCTTGAGGCGCACGACCCACATTTAAACAAAGATTCGAGGGAATTTGGTTCTCCTTATTCACTCCGACACTTATGGGATTCTCCCTTAAATCCTGTGATAATGGTAGATCCTCTAACCTTTCAAAACGGTTAGATGTTTCCAAATCTTGCCTCCTGGTAATATCCTGCAGATTACGTTCCGGATTTCCGCTCGTTTCTCCCGCGGCAAACACCATCAGGCCGACCCCCGTCGTCGGTCGCCGGCCCCTTCGCCGGACCTCCGTGAAACCGTCAGTTTGTGGGACTACTGAGCTCGTCCCCTTCTCACCCACCTGATCAGAAACTACCATACCCATCTCCGTCACCGTGTCGGACTGTCGCAGGAGACATGCATGGACTAGATGACCATAGATTCCTCACGACGAACAAATGTTTGACAATCCCTCATAAGAGACAAAATAACGTTCACCATTAATCAACACCGTTCCTTACAATGGTCGTGAGAGGTTAACCTCCACACAAATTCTAGCAAATCTTGCCCTCTCAAACGACAAAGTAGTGATGTCCACCCTCAACGGCTTCCCTAGACCGCGGGCAATGCTCATAAGTAACACCCTGTGATAATAGTTATACGGGATATTCGTTAGACGTACCCACACCGGCGTCGTCACGATATCATCTCTCAAGGGATCAAAGCTCGAAGACCAGTCTTGCACCATCAAATAGTTACCAAAGATCCTCCATGAACCACCTGTCAACGCCTCTAAGTACTCTTCCTCCAACTCAAAACGAATCATGAAGAACTGTCGGGGAAAATCCATGACGCTAACCGTTTAGCAAAAGggtaaaagtataaaaaaatataaccgTTTAGTCTACCAACATATAGCATATTATTTGGGATCGAATTAGAGAAGTCTGATCGGactacaataaattttcaaaatcctAGTAACCTATAAATTTTAAAGGACTAGTACTATGTATGATCTGGATGGAAGACCAAATTCATTATAAATGCTTCGTCTGAAAGATTTCATGTTCATAAGTTTgattttggaattaaaaaaaaaactaaaacactaagattttttatagattgattCGTCAAGAATTGATTGTGGAATGAAATTTCCTAAAACCACAcacatttgtttgtttatcttctaAAGAAAATGCAACGTTAACCATCAACTATGATTTCTACATGATGATTTAAAGAGAACAATTACGAAAAATTTGACAATTTCTGCAAGATGATGGAAGCATTCGAAAAGCCTTTAAAGAAGTAAGTGCATGCAAAAAAAGCCTTCGATGATACGATTGCAATACACACAAattctttttggaaaaataatgttttagtatcttttttcacttttaagaTGATGGCACAAAATTAGACTCATCTTTTAATCAACGATCCAAAAGTTAaacttaaatattaattatattgtaaCTCGacataatttaaaacaaaatctattttatACACAAAAGCTCCCAACatcaaattgaaaataatttaattatattggtTTATACTTTTACTtgatttaagaataaaaaatgtatatattaatacttTATTCAAGCTCCATTTGGTTCTAAACacttgtgaaaaaaaataacGAAGAAAATTGAGGGTAACTTCATTCATTCATTGAAAATTCATGCTATGcatcatttatattttctagatcttaattttgttaaggatattattaatattcttgGGTTGATACAAAGATAatttcttgtttcatttttttttgggtatggTTAAATTGTGAATTTGGTAAATAACTAAATCTGATATATATCAGATTTATGATGGTGAAAAATTTGTATGATGATTTATTAGATTAATATAAGGTTTATTTgacgaaaaaaactaaatttgatatataaagaaaaaattattcgGGGAAATGTCTTTACTCAAGTGGTTACAGCACCACCTCTGCGACCGAACCCCCCGGAGTTCGACTCCACTAAGTCGCGTTACCCCGCGCAGTAGGGTTTGACTATGAATCGGGCCTTGTCGTttcaatgatgacaaaaaagaaaaaaaaattactcaaatgatatccaaaagttggtttattcctCATATCTAACAATCTTCTAAAAATTGTTTAGATGTTTAGTGCACTGGGTGTAATTACAAGTTACCTATTGGGtttagtttttcaattttgattaaaaaaatacacatcagcaaattaaaatacacatcattttcgATTTTCCACGTCACAAcccgaaaaaaaaacttaacggctgagttataatatttacggaaagatgaaaggtctcgtcgattcatatgacggctgagttataatgttttgtggTAGAGTTATCACAATaaataatctgaaagcaaacagttaatttatattacttgacggctgagttatagtatttacgggaaaacgaaaggtctcgtcgattcatatgatggctgagttataatgctttgtggctgagttatcacaaggaataatctgaaagcagaaaacgaaaggtctcgtcgattaatATGACAGCTAAGTTATAATGCTTGACGCCTGAGTtattgcacaaaataaaacaaatgtattatAATACTGCATTGGACAAGTTTtcgcattgtgcccaacttgtttACATCTAGAGCATGtgtttagctcatggctaaacgcgtccaatccgtagtcttcaagaacaagctccacaagcttgttgtgtgttgtgcctccatctatctgcacaactatacaccctctatcgtcggtgttaaatacatatctctgtttctttacccaattaccggaaacaactagtaccggaactggatccatgaaataaaatgatgaacaaggtgaagaagaagtagaagaacaaggtgaagaagaaagtgaagaagaagtacaagaacaaggtgaagaagaaggtaaaaaccatgtaagaacaagagtcgaaggaacgacgtttcatatttccggagaagaaagatgatgacatggaatgctgagatggatgatgcgtctgacgtggcaagtcagccaccaaacaaattataactcagcctaaataaaactcagccatcaaacaaattataactcagtcacaacatgaataacattacagtaattaaaaagcaaaaaaatggtagccaaattcagccgcttcatcaactgaaaatatgtaactcagccgtatcgtttaataagtcagccgtaactgaataatattctagtaattaatcttttgctactaagtcagctgTGAAATGGCCGACTTGTACGATAAGTTAGtctatcacggctgagttatagtttttaaccataactcagccgtaactacatctcataagtcagccgtttttcataactcagccatccggaaaaagttaattcagccgtgtcgtagtgataactcagccaaaattttgacaactcaaccatcgggtgaaaactcagccgtaaggacggctgagttagagcataactcagccaaattttaataagtcagccataacgcttggctgagttatgctctaagtcagccgtccgcttttattcaaatgtttttttcataaatcagccgcaacatacctataactcagccatcattacctctgtaacgcgttacggctgagttatttaatacacgtcagcgatttctgacgtgacGTCTGGCGTGACAATGACATTTTTTCcgataacataaaacaagagcACGTtaggtattttgaaaatacccgaaatattctaataataaaatctttttttttttgaagattctggtaatattatgTATAACATCTAAGTAAATCTCCCATATATAAATGACAATATAGCACCTACTATGCACAAATTAATTGACTATCTACCACTTGATGATGAAAGACACTCCAAATGACTAATTGTATCTCATCCGTACATTCCTCTCTATTTCTCTTTATTCTTTGTTGAATCGTTATCCTCTTCTAATAATTTACATGATTTTGATTTCTGTACGAACTATATATCATAATTTGAATATGTGAACAAATATTTGAAGTAAAAATAGACatacaatttccaaaacttttttCCAGGTTAGAAGGTACTTGTTTGATTGTTGCTTTTACTAGAACTTAGTATGCATTGACGTGGATTTTTCATATCgcttttgaatttaaaattttctcttgGATGGTGTTCACCACCGAAAATCATGTATAAGAATGTTGATTAGACTTGTTggaaaattttgaccaaaaaaaaaaaaaaagacttgttgGAAAGCATAATTTACATTTATGACTAAAAACTATGTCAATAAATGTTTCTTCATCACAAGCTGATGAGAAATAATAATGGTGGAAacaaagaatttgagatgatcATCAAAGAGTTATTGAAAAAAGTACAATGTCATTCGAGAATCTTTCAAGTTACTCTATCCAACAAAGTACCTCAAACATAATTTAGTTTCTTGTGCCAGAGATAGCAATATCATGTTTGTTGCAAACTAGCCATTGTATATAGGTGCATGGTACAAAATACAGAGAATTCTAGAAGTATACAAATCCTAGAAGGAAAAGTTCAGAGATCGGGGTTTATGCGATTGCTCGTCACAAGGGTCTAACAGCCAAAATTGTAAAACGGTGAGTTTGATCATAATGTTTTAacccctgttttagaaatcgctagatGCTAGTAGGACGGTGAAGGGAGACCTAGCGATTAATCGAAAAATCGAATTTAAATcggggattaatcggggactagttttaagGGATTTACCTATATATGTGTTGGCGGAGGCACATTGATGACTATGAGTGCAATTGACaccaacaaaattttaaaattctccTAACgtacatcaatttttttaatataaatcagtttGAACCCAACCAATTATGAGTTTGAACCCATCAAACAATTTTCCTAGATCCGCCACTGTATGTGTATAATATATTGAATCTGTAATAAGCTACTGATAATTAAGATTGGGATGGTCCAGCAGTTCTCACATGTATATGAAACTGTCAGATCACGAGTTCGACCCCCATATtttcattttgctttttttattacaattttttaataaatgcaaaatgacaaaaataccttcgtcctcttcctcttggTTTCGATCTGTAACCTctgtaaaccctaatttaaaGAGATGccttttcatttttctcaacTATTAGTCATTTTAACTTAATATTCTCATAGTTTCAGTCTTCATTGCTTCAGATCtatgaaaagaaaacagagttaGAAGTTCAAAaccctcaatttttttttgataattccaATTTGTTGGCCGATTTCACTAAAATTCCGGCGGTAAGGAGTTGCCTAGCGTGTAATCGCCGATGGCAATTACACGGGCACCTaaaccaatttttaaaatagggGTTTTAACTAGTgttgtaaacttttttcttttgataatatAGTGTTGTAACTTTGATTAAACCCTTTACCCGAACAaattaaaatctccaaaaaaactgaaagtttaaaataaatttctacTTGATTAGATCAATTAGAGAGCATTATATGCCATTTTCACgatttacatatatatgctatttaataatctaaatcctaactatttattttcaaagttaTAACAAATTGACTAGTAAATTAACTTTCAAAGTACGATGtgtgtgctttttttttgtcaagattTTTCAGCCTATAGTTAGATACTCATATCATATCCACACGGTGAACAAAAATGATTGGCTAAGAGATTTATATGGCTAGGAGAAAACACTCCTCTAGTGAAAATGGTCAAAATCAACTCAAACTATTTGTCGTTTTTTCATATCTAAACTTTAACACCCTGCAAATAACAGCCTGaactatattaaaattcaaatttgctaaaaaaaactatatgaaatgttgtcaatttcaacatCTGCTCGGTGTTAAGTCACAATTTAACGGTGCTAAGCCAAACAACCTGTGGCGTCCACGTGGCACTGGGACTTACCAAAACTAAATTGTTTTGGTCATTTTAGATGTGTTATAGAGAAAACCTCTACGATGGTCGTATGGTTACGGTGAAAATCTTGGAGGACTGTAAGAGAAGTGGTGAAGATTTCATCAATGAAATCACAAGCATCAGCCAAACATCTCATGTTAACATTGTTTCTTTGCTTGGATTCTGCTATGAAGGGTCAAAAAGAGCAATTGTGTATGACCTTCTAGAGAATGGATCTCTGGAAGTTTATTGGAGAAGAGAATTCGTTGAATCTGGACGTGTGTACTCTATACGGAATTGCGCTAGGTGTTGCTTGAGGACTTTAGTACTTGCACCATGGTTGCAAAACAAGGATTGTGCATGCATTTGACATCAAACCTCAAAATGTACTTCTAGATGAAAACCTATGCCCAAAACTCTCGGACTTTGGTCATGCTAAGCTAtgtaagaaaagagaaagtatATTGTCATTGCTAGACACAAGAGGAACGATAGGCTATATCGCACCAGAGGTGTTCTTAAGAATGTATGGCCGAGTCTCCCAAAAATCAGATGTTTATAGCTATGGAGTGTTGGTCCTCCAGATGATTGGAGAAAGgaacaaagaaacagaagaaattgCGGCTTCTAACTCAAGTTCAACGTGCATCTCGACAGCATCTTTCAGTCCAAGTGAATGGAGAACTGGCGGGTTACTTTGGTAGTACGCGCGGCTTACGACAAGGTTGCTCCCTTAGTCCATATCTCTTTGTTATATGCATGAATGTTTTATCCCGCAAGTTAGATATGGCTGCGGTGAATCGAGGTTTTGGTTACCACCCCAAGTGCAAACCTCTGAAACTTACTCACCTCTGTTTTGCTGATGACCTGATGGTGTTCGTGGATGGATCAAAACAGTCGGTTACGGGGGCTCTACAGGTTTTTGATGATTTCGCGGTTCATTCCGGGCTACACATTAGTATCGAAAAATCAACCATATACACTGCTGGCATTCCCTTTGCCACCAAACAAGAGATTCTTCACCAGTTCCCATTCGCATGTGGCTCCCTTCCGGTTCGATATCTTGGTTTACCGCTCTTACCAAGAAGAATGACTTCGGGGGACTATTTACCTCTCATCGAAAAGATACGTTCGTGTATCGCCTCATGGACAGCTAGGATGCTCTCTTTTGCGGGTAGACTACAGCTCATCAGCTCAGTCTTATTTAGCCTAACAAATTTTTGGATATCTGCTTTCAGGCTCCCTAAATCATGTATTCAGGAGATTGATAGGCTATGTTCAGCTTTTCTGTGGTCAGGACCTTCTTtgaatgcaagaaaaacaaaagtagcTTGGTCTGATGTTTGTTTGCCTAAGAGTGAAGGAGGTTTGGGGCTAAGATCAATTGAGGTTGCAAATAAAGTGAGTATGCTGAAGCTTATCTGGAGGATCTCTTCGGCTAGAGGTTCCCTTTGGGTTGATTGGGTGAAGAGGTCGCTGATACGAAGTGGTTCTTTTTGGGCAGAGAAGGATACCACAACATGTGGCTCATGGATTTGgcaaaaacttttgaaatacAGAAATCTAGCTAAACAGTTCATCAAGATGGAAGTGCAGAATGGTGAATCAacctctttttggtttgataactggtGTTCACTAGGATGTTTATATGATGCCTTAGGGGAAAGAGGTTTTATTGACCTCGGAATCCCAAAAACAAGCACCATGGCAGACGTACTGACTCAGCAGCGGAGACGGAGGCATAGGGTCAGCTTACTTAACACAATCGAGGATGAGATAGAGAAACTGCAGCTTCAACACTCTCGTGAGATGCAGGATATACCGCTATGGAAGGGAAAAAATGACATTTACCGGAACAACTTCAACACCAAGGAAACCTGGTCACACATTCATATCTCACGCCCTCAGCTCGCTGAATACAAAGTGATATGGTTCTCACAAGCCACTCCTAAATATGCTTTTCTTACTTGGCTGATTTTCAAAAACAGAGTCGCAACAGGGGATAGACTGCAGCAATGGTCTCCACAGGCTAATGCAAGTTGTATCTTCTGCAACCACCCATTAGAAACAAGAGATCACCTGTTTTTTCAATGTCCTTATTCACAGCTGG from the Camelina sativa cultivar DH55 chromosome 12, Cs, whole genome shotgun sequence genome contains:
- the LOC104734083 gene encoding uncharacterized protein LOC104734083, with protein sequence MDILALFETHAGGENASRICCGLGFENSFRVDAVGQSGGLWLLWRSDNGEVTIIESSEQYIVATIQNGDELLNLVVVYTAPSVSRRSGLWDKLREVIEALEGPIVVGGDFNTIVRIDERSGGNGRLSPDSLEFGDWIQRLSLIDMGFLGNKFTWRRGRTENNFIAKRLDRVLCCAHSRLKWQDASVTHLPFLALDHAPLYLQLCPDVVRDASRRPFRFEAAWLKHPSFKDLLVASWDVQLKTPEALIALQVTLKKWNRDVFGDV